The Octadecabacter arcticus 238 genome contains a region encoding:
- a CDS encoding carbohydrate ABC transporter permease → MTTTTAPTRSWYKRNEIAVTPWLFLIPGIIFFALYVIFPIFQSFWISFHEWDGLGEKTWVGTANYERLLGGDRKFGISFWNNVRWLALYLLAIPMGLFISLFLNQKVFGIRLYKSLFFFPFVISQVVVGLVFSWFYLPNDGLFDIIVGTVGIDVSGGILGNPNTATYGIITAGLWPQTAYCMILYLTGLNAVDPEQVEAARLDGAKGARMLWYVILPQLKPATFIAFVVTIIGALRSFDFIAVMTNGGPFGSTRVLSFYMFEESLSEFGFRMGYGAAIAVVLFFLMLIFITYFLWSMYQDEKGAR, encoded by the coding sequence ATGACCACGACCACTGCCCCCACCCGAAGCTGGTACAAGCGCAACGAAATCGCCGTTACCCCGTGGCTTTTCCTGATCCCCGGCATCATCTTTTTCGCGCTCTATGTGATTTTCCCGATCTTCCAGTCGTTCTGGATTTCGTTCCATGAATGGGACGGTCTGGGCGAAAAGACATGGGTCGGGACGGCGAACTACGAACGTCTTCTGGGGGGGGATCGCAAGTTCGGTATCTCTTTCTGGAACAACGTGCGCTGGCTCGCTCTATACCTGCTGGCGATCCCGATGGGGCTGTTCATATCATTGTTCCTGAACCAGAAAGTGTTCGGCATCCGGCTCTATAAGTCGTTGTTTTTCTTTCCGTTCGTGATTTCTCAGGTGGTCGTTGGCCTCGTGTTTTCGTGGTTCTACCTGCCCAACGACGGGCTTTTCGACATCATCGTCGGCACAGTTGGCATCGATGTTTCTGGCGGAATCTTAGGTAATCCCAACACCGCGACCTACGGCATTATCACGGCGGGGCTGTGGCCGCAGACGGCCTATTGCATGATCCTGTATCTGACCGGTCTGAACGCTGTTGATCCCGAACAGGTCGAGGCAGCGCGTCTGGATGGTGCCAAGGGTGCGCGGATGTTGTGGTATGTCATCCTGCCGCAACTGAAACCGGCCACTTTCATTGCCTTCGTGGTGACGATCATCGGCGCTCTGCGCTCGTTTGACTTCATCGCTGTGATGACCAACGGCGGCCCCTTCGGGTCCACCCGCGTGCTGAGTTTTTATATGTTCGAGGAGTCGCTCTCCGAGTTCGGATTCCGCATGGGCTACGGTGCAGCGATTGCTGTGGTGCTGTTCTTCCTGATGCTGATCTTCATCACCTACTTCCTGTGGTCCATGTACCAAGACGAAAAAGGGGCGCGCTGA
- a CDS encoding carbohydrate ABC transporter permease: MFPTPIEKRSRQWQLGYQALLPVVLVIWLLPLIAVAIFSIKPEADFVNGNYWGMPSSFEMFTNYGKVFFESDMPRYLLNSVFITVPTVIGAVILSSMTGFALGVYRFRGNLLIFFMFIAGNFVPFQILMVPVRDLTLNLGLYDTKMGLILFHVAFQTGFCTLFMRNFIRQLPFALIEAARVEGVSEWRIFVYVVLPLMKPALAALSVLIFTFIWNDYFWAIVLTQGPDSQPVTAGITSFNSQFRSAYHLMSAGSIVAALPPVAMFFLMQKHFIAGLTLGAVK; encoded by the coding sequence ATGTTTCCGACACCAATAGAAAAACGCTCCCGCCAATGGCAGCTGGGCTATCAGGCCTTGTTGCCCGTCGTACTGGTCATCTGGCTGCTGCCGCTGATCGCCGTTGCGATCTTTTCGATCAAACCGGAGGCGGATTTCGTCAACGGCAACTACTGGGGCATGCCCAGTTCGTTCGAGATGTTCACCAACTACGGCAAGGTTTTCTTCGAAAGTGACATGCCGCGCTATTTACTGAATTCGGTATTCATCACAGTGCCGACAGTTATCGGCGCGGTCATCCTGTCGTCGATGACAGGCTTTGCGTTGGGCGTTTACAGGTTTCGCGGCAACTTGCTGATCTTTTTCATGTTCATTGCGGGCAATTTTGTGCCGTTCCAGATCCTGATGGTCCCTGTGCGCGACCTAACGCTGAACCTCGGCCTTTATGATACGAAAATGGGTCTGATCCTGTTTCACGTGGCGTTCCAGACCGGGTTCTGCACGCTGTTCATGCGCAATTTCATTCGCCAATTGCCGTTTGCATTGATCGAAGCGGCCCGCGTTGAAGGTGTGTCCGAATGGCGCATTTTCGTCTATGTTGTGCTGCCCCTGATGAAACCAGCACTCGCCGCCCTGTCCGTGCTGATCTTTACCTTCATCTGGAACGATTATTTCTGGGCGATCGTGCTGACCCAAGGGCCCGACAGCCAGCCAGTCACCGCAGGTATCACCAGCTTCAACAGCCAATTCCGTTCGGCTTATCACCTGATGTCCGCAGGCAGCATTGTCGCCGCCCTCCCCCCCGTCGCGATGTTTTTCCTGATGCAGAAGCACTTCATCGCGGGCCTTACCCTCGGAGCCGTCAAGTAA